Proteins encoded within one genomic window of Formosa agariphila KMM 3901:
- the rpoC gene encoding DNA-directed RNA polymerase subunit beta' → MARKQDKNTIKRFNKISIGLASPESILAESKGEVLKPETINYRTHKPERDGLFCERIFGPVKDYECACGKYKRIRYKGIVCDRCGVEVTEKKVRRDRVGHINLVVPVAHIWYFRSLPNKIGYLLGLPSKKLDMIIYYERYVVIQPGNAKNAEGEPLQKMDFLTEEEYLNILEELPQDNQYLEDTDPNKFLAKMGAECLIELLARIDLDALSYQLRHKANTETSKQRKTEALKRLQVVEALRESNLNRENRPEWMIMKVIPVIPPELRPLVPLDGGRFATSDLNDLYRRVIIRNNRLKRLVEIKAPEVILRNEKRMLQESVDSLFDNTRKASAVKTDSNRPLKSLSDSLKGKQGRFRQNLLGKRVDYSARSVIVVGPEMRLFECGLPKTMAAELYKPFVIRKLIERGIVKTVKSAKKIIDKKEPVVWDILENVLKGHPVLLNRAPTLHRLGIQAFQPKLIEGKAIQLHPLVCTAFNADFDGDQMAVHLPLGPEAILEAQMLLLASHSILNPANGSPVTVPSQDMVLGLYYMTKLRTSTPEVPIKGEGLTFYSPEEVVIAFNEKRVDLNAGIKVRTYDFNEAGENVLQIIETTVGRVLFNDKVPHAAGYINQVLTKKSLRDIIGNILRVTSVPETADFLDEIKTLGYMFAFQGGLSFSLGDIIIPPEKQGMIDKANGLVDGIMGNYNMGLITNNERYNQVIDIWTSTNAELTELSMKRIREDQQGFNSVFMMLDSGARGSKEQIRQLTGMRGLMAKPKKSNAGGGEIIENPILSNFKEGLSILEYFISTHGARKGLADTALKTADAGYLTRRLVDVSQDVIVNSEDCGTLRGVDVTALKKNDEIVESLGERVIGRVSLYDVFNPLTEELLVSAGELIDDDTADRINQSPLDSVEVRSALTCEAKKGICAKCYGRNLATNKMVQLGEAVGVVAAQSIGEPGTQLTLRTFHVGGIAGNISEDNKLIVKFNGVAEIEDLKTVKGVDGDGNAVDIVISRTSELKLIDKKTGITLSTNNIPYGSTIFIDNGAELSKGDVVCQWDPYNGVIISEFAGKVRYENIEQGVTYQVEIDEQTGFQEKVISESRNKKLIPTLHVDGANGETIRSYNLPVGAHLMIDDGEKIGVGKILVKIPRKSAKAGDITGGLPRVTELFEARNPSNPAVVSAIDGVVTFGKIKRGNREIIVESKLGDIKKYLVKLSNQILVQENDFVKAGMPLSDGSITPNDILNIKGPSAVQQYLVNEVQEVYRLQGVKINDKHFEVVVRQMMRKVRIIDSGDTIFLEDQLAHKADFIEENDKIFGLKIVESAGDSTNLKEGQLISAFQLRDENSLLRREDKEIVTARDAQPATATPILQGITRASLQTKSFISAASFQETTKVLNEAAVAGKIDTLEGLKENVIVGHKIPAGTGMRKYDHIIVGSKEEFDEMMQAKKQEVNFN, encoded by the coding sequence ATGGCAAGAAAACAAGATAAGAATACAATAAAGAGGTTTAATAAAATCTCAATTGGTTTAGCATCACCAGAGTCTATTTTAGCAGAGTCTAAAGGTGAAGTGCTTAAGCCAGAAACTATCAATTATCGAACTCATAAACCTGAACGAGATGGTTTATTCTGTGAGCGTATTTTTGGTCCTGTAAAAGACTACGAATGTGCTTGTGGTAAATATAAAAGAATACGTTATAAAGGTATAGTATGTGACCGTTGTGGTGTAGAAGTAACAGAAAAGAAAGTACGTCGTGATAGAGTAGGACACATTAACCTTGTTGTTCCTGTAGCACACATTTGGTACTTCCGTTCTTTACCAAATAAAATAGGGTATTTATTAGGATTACCATCTAAGAAATTAGATATGATTATTTACTACGAACGTTATGTAGTAATTCAGCCAGGTAACGCTAAGAATGCTGAAGGTGAACCATTACAAAAAATGGATTTCCTTACCGAAGAAGAATATTTAAATATATTAGAAGAACTTCCTCAAGACAATCAATATCTAGAAGACACAGACCCAAATAAATTCCTAGCGAAAATGGGGGCTGAGTGTTTAATAGAGCTTTTAGCACGTATCGATTTAGATGCATTATCTTATCAATTACGTCACAAAGCAAATACTGAAACATCTAAACAACGTAAAACTGAAGCGTTAAAGCGTTTACAAGTTGTTGAAGCATTACGTGAGTCTAACTTGAACAGAGAGAATCGTCCAGAATGGATGATCATGAAAGTTATTCCTGTAATTCCACCAGAATTACGTCCGTTAGTGCCATTAGATGGTGGTCGTTTTGCTACTTCAGATTTAAATGATTTATATCGTCGTGTAATTATCCGTAACAACCGTTTAAAGCGTCTTGTTGAGATAAAAGCACCAGAAGTTATTTTACGTAACGAAAAACGTATGTTACAGGAATCTGTAGATTCGTTATTCGATAACACGCGTAAAGCTTCAGCGGTAAAAACAGATTCTAACAGACCTTTAAAATCGTTATCAGATTCATTAAAAGGTAAGCAAGGTCGTTTCCGTCAGAACTTATTAGGGAAGCGTGTCGATTATTCAGCACGTTCTGTAATTGTTGTAGGACCAGAAATGAGATTGTTTGAATGTGGTTTACCTAAAACCATGGCAGCAGAACTTTACAAACCTTTCGTAATTAGAAAACTAATAGAAAGAGGTATTGTAAAGACTGTAAAATCTGCAAAGAAAATTATAGACAAAAAAGAGCCAGTAGTTTGGGATATCTTGGAAAACGTTCTTAAAGGACATCCAGTATTACTAAACCGTGCTCCTACGTTACACCGTCTAGGTATACAAGCATTCCAACCTAAATTAATTGAAGGAAAAGCAATTCAGTTACACCCATTAGTGTGTACTGCATTCAACGCCGATTTTGATGGTGACCAGATGGCTGTGCATTTACCATTAGGACCAGAAGCTATTCTAGAAGCGCAAATGTTATTATTAGCGTCTCATAGTATCTTAAACCCTGCCAATGGTTCGCCCGTAACTGTACCTTCTCAGGATATGGTACTTGGTCTTTACTATATGACTAAATTACGTACCTCTACTCCAGAAGTGCCAATTAAAGGTGAAGGCTTAACATTCTATTCTCCAGAAGAAGTAGTTATTGCTTTTAACGAGAAACGTGTAGACTTAAATGCTGGTATTAAAGTAAGAACATACGACTTTAACGAAGCAGGAGAAAACGTATTACAAATTATTGAAACTACTGTAGGTCGTGTTTTATTTAACGATAAAGTACCGCATGCAGCTGGATATATAAACCAAGTCTTAACTAAAAAATCATTAAGAGATATTATTGGTAATATCTTAAGAGTAACTTCTGTTCCTGAAACAGCAGACTTCCTTGATGAGATTAAGACATTAGGTTACATGTTTGCATTCCAAGGGGGACTATCATTTAGTTTAGGTGATATTATTATCCCACCAGAAAAGCAAGGTATGATTGATAAAGCCAATGGCTTAGTTGATGGTATTATGGGTAACTATAACATGGGACTTATTACTAACAACGAACGTTATAACCAAGTTATTGATATTTGGACATCAACGAATGCTGAATTGACAGAATTGTCTATGAAACGTATTCGTGAAGACCAACAAGGATTCAACTCGGTGTTTATGATGCTTGACTCTGGAGCAAGGGGATCTAAAGAACAGATTCGTCAGCTTACAGGTATGCGTGGATTAATGGCGAAACCTAAAAAATCTAATGCAGGTGGAGGAGAAATTATTGAAAACCCGATTCTTTCTAACTTTAAGGAAGGTCTTTCAATTTTAGAATACTTTATCTCTACTCACGGTGCGCGTAAAGGTCTTGCCGATACCGCTCTTAAAACTGCCGATGCGGGTTACTTAACTCGTCGTTTGGTAGATGTATCTCAAGATGTTATTGTTAACAGTGAAGATTGTGGTACATTAAGAGGTGTAGACGTTACAGCTTTAAAGAAAAATGATGAAATTGTTGAATCTCTTGGAGAGCGCGTAATTGGACGTGTATCTTTATACGATGTCTTCAATCCATTAACAGAAGAATTATTAGTAAGCGCTGGCGAATTAATAGATGATGATACAGCAGATAGAATTAACCAATCACCATTAGATAGTGTAGAAGTACGTTCTGCATTAACTTGTGAGGCTAAGAAAGGTATCTGTGCTAAATGTTACGGTCGTAACCTTGCAACCAATAAAATGGTTCAATTAGGTGAAGCTGTTGGTGTTGTTGCTGCTCAATCTATTGGGGAACCAGGAACACAGTTAACACTACGTACTTTCCACGTTGGAGGTATTGCGGGTAACATTTCAGAAGATAATAAGCTTATTGTTAAGTTTAATGGAGTTGCAGAAATCGAAGACCTTAAAACAGTTAAAGGTGTAGATGGAGATGGAAATGCAGTGGATATTGTTATTTCTCGTACTTCAGAATTAAAACTTATCGATAAGAAAACAGGAATCACTTTAAGTACCAATAACATACCTTACGGTTCTACAATCTTTATTGATAATGGAGCTGAACTTTCTAAAGGAGATGTTGTTTGTCAGTGGGATCCATATAACGGTGTAATTATTTCAGAATTTGCTGGTAAAGTACGTTACGAAAACATCGAACAAGGGGTTACTTACCAAGTAGAAATTGATGAACAAACAGGATTTCAAGAAAAAGTAATTTCAGAATCAAGAAATAAGAAGTTAATCCCAACACTTCATGTAGATGGAGCTAACGGAGAAACAATACGTTCTTACAACTTACCAGTAGGAGCTCACTTAATGATTGATGATGGTGAAAAGATTGGAGTTGGTAAAATTTTAGTGAAAATTCCTCGTAAATCTGCAAAAGCAGGGGATATTACAGGAGGTTTACCTCGTGTTACCGAATTATTCGAAGCACGTAACCCTTCTAACCCAGCAGTTGTAAGTGCTATAGATGGAGTTGTAACTTTCGGTAAAATTAAGCGTGGTAACCGTGAAATTATCGTAGAATCTAAATTAGGAGATATTAAGAAATACCTAGTTAAATTATCTAATCAAATCTTAGTACAAGAGAATGATTTCGTAAAAGCTGGTATGCCACTTTCTGATGGTTCTATTACACCAAACGATATATTAAATATTAAAGGCCCTTCAGCTGTACAACAGTACTTAGTGAACGAAGTTCAAGAAGTATACCGTTTACAAGGGGTAAAAATTAACGATAAGCACTTCGAAGTTGTTGTAAGACAAATGATGCGTAAAGTTAGAATTATCGACTCTGGAGATACTATTTTCTTAGAAGATCAATTGGCTCATAAAGCTGACTTTATTGAAGAAAACGATAAAATCTTCGGATTGAAAATTGTTGAAAGTGCAGGTGATTCTACAAATCTTAAAGAAGGTCAATTAATTTCTGCTTTCCAATTAAGAGACGAGAATTCATTATTACGTCGTGAAGATAAAGAGATTGTAACTGCTAGAGACGCACAGCCAGCAACGGCTACGCCAATCTTACAAGGTATTACAAGAGCTTCACTTCAAACAAAATCATTTATCTCGGCAGCATCTTTCCAAGAGACTACTAAAGTTCTTAACGAAGCCGCTGTAGCAGGTAAGATTGATACACTTGAAGGTCTTAAAGAAAATGTAATTGTAGGACACAAAATTCCAGCTGGTACTGGTATGCGTAAATACGATCATATTATCGTTGGATCTAAAGAAGAGTTTGATGAAATGATGCAAGCTAAAAAACAAGAAGTAAATTTTAACTAA